Proteins encoded together in one Candidatus Nitrosocaldus cavascurensis window:
- a CDS encoding orotidine 5'-phosphate decarboxylase, with protein MSHSKYNNSNNARYMPNPIHASTPTPTPTPTPTSIFLKRLSASVEEHDGSRIVLALDLSNDVRVEKVCSIIDALAGYICSVKMNMHLLLPLSMDDVKYINDRAHSHGLQSIADIKLNDIPSTNKVAIDKLAESNFDALTINPIIGLDALKDAIHNAHSRGMGAIALVYMSHKGAESSYGMRIKIVHGEQEQEEDEQQKQQQQGGDVQMQLQQHSPSPSTSIYRVFLGWALAAGADGIVVGATRPEMIRECRAYIEDAHMHVAIFSPGSGAQGGDPSAALSNGADYIIVGRSILGADDPVREASRLARISSISRG; from the coding sequence ATGAGTCATAGCAAGTATAATAACAGTAATAATGCTAGGTACATGCCCAATCCTATACATGCATCAACCCCTACACCTACACCTACACCTACGCCCACATCCATATTCCTGAAGAGGCTTAGTGCATCTGTAGAGGAGCATGATGGTAGCAGGATAGTGCTTGCATTAGACCTATCCAATGATGTACGAGTTGAGAAGGTATGCTCAATAATAGATGCTCTAGCAGGATACATATGCAGTGTAAAGATGAACATGCACCTCCTTCTTCCTCTAAGCATGGATGATGTAAAGTATATAAATGATCGTGCCCACTCACATGGGCTACAGAGCATAGCAGATATCAAGTTGAACGATATCCCTAGCACTAACAAGGTTGCAATTGATAAGCTAGCAGAGTCTAACTTTGATGCTCTAACAATCAACCCGATAATTGGACTTGATGCATTGAAGGATGCTATACACAATGCACATAGTAGAGGTATGGGTGCTATAGCACTTGTGTATATGAGCCATAAGGGTGCTGAGAGTAGTTATGGTATGCGTATAAAGATAGTGCATGGGGAGCAAGAGCAGGAGGAGGATGAGCAACAGAAGCAACAACAGCAGGGAGGGGATGTGCAAATGCAACTACAGCAACACTCTCCTTCTCCATCCACAAGCATATACAGGGTATTCCTTGGATGGGCTCTAGCAGCAGGTGCAGATGGTATAGTTGTAGGCGCAACTAGACCAGAGATGATAAGGGAGTGTAGAGCATACATTGAAGATGCTCATATGCATGTTGCTATATTCTCACCTGGGAGCGGTGCTCAAGGAGGAGATCCATCAGCAGCGTTGAGCAATGGGGCAGATTACATAATAGTTGGTAGAAGCATACTTGGTGCTGATGATCCAGTAAGAGAGGCATCAAGACTTGCTAGGATATCCTCAATATCACGAGGATAA
- a CDS encoding L-threonylcarbamoyladenylate synthase, translated as MLPLLLQCNEQGIARAATIVREGGVIAYPTDTVYGLGCDPYNEDAVERVFRIKGREEGKAVPLLCASVKDAMRIAYMDERALVLARHFWPGALTILARLKDAKISSRIVKDGKVGVRVPNHEHALRLISLCNGVLVGTSANPSGMSPAVNAMQVMAMLNGLDAILDCGEANIGKASTVYDVEKGMIIREGAIAREELERCLMEYR; from the coding sequence ATGCTTCCATTGCTACTACAATGCAATGAACAGGGTATAGCAAGGGCTGCTACAATAGTGAGAGAAGGAGGGGTTATAGCCTATCCTACAGATACAGTGTATGGATTGGGCTGTGATCCATACAATGAGGATGCTGTTGAGAGGGTCTTCAGGATAAAGGGGAGGGAAGAAGGTAAGGCAGTACCATTATTATGTGCAAGTGTTAAGGATGCTATGAGGATAGCATACATGGATGAGAGAGCCTTGGTACTTGCAAGGCACTTCTGGCCTGGAGCATTGACCATACTCGCTAGACTCAAGGATGCTAAGATATCTAGCAGGATAGTAAAGGATGGAAAGGTAGGGGTTAGGGTACCAAATCATGAGCATGCATTGAGGCTAATAAGCCTATGCAATGGTGTGCTTGTAGGTACTAGCGCAAACCCATCTGGTATGAGTCCAGCAGTAAACGCAATGCAGGTCATGGCTATGCTTAATGGGTTGGACGCTATACTTGACTGTGGAGAAGCAAATATTGGCAAGGCATCGACAGTATATGATGTAGAGAAGGGTATGATTATAAGGGAAGGGGCTATAGCAAGGGAGGAGTTGGAGAGGTGTCTCATGGAGTACAGATGA
- a CDS encoding bis(5'-nucleosyl)-tetraphosphatase has product MLEERSAGAVLFRLQDREPIYLILHYHAGHWDFPKGNIEQGEDELSTVKREIREETCIDDVEFIQGFRRMVEYMYRRAGRLVHKVVVFYLAKTSKDEVKLSYEHNDYRWGRFDDALNLLTYNNSKIILRDADEFLRGILSS; this is encoded by the coding sequence ATGCTAGAAGAGAGATCTGCTGGAGCGGTACTCTTCCGTCTACAGGATAGAGAGCCTATATACCTTATCCTGCACTACCATGCTGGGCACTGGGACTTCCCTAAAGGTAATATAGAGCAGGGGGAGGATGAGTTGAGTACTGTGAAGAGGGAGATAAGGGAGGAGACATGCATAGATGATGTTGAGTTCATCCAAGGGTTCAGGAGGATGGTTGAGTACATGTATAGGAGGGCTGGGAGGTTGGTGCACAAGGTTGTTGTATTCTATCTTGCAAAGACAAGCAAGGATGAGGTTAAACTATCGTATGAGCATAACGATTACAGATGGGGTAGGTTTGATGATGCCCTAAACCTCCTAACCTACAACAACTCAAAGATAATACTCAGGGATGCTGATGAGTTCCTTAGAGGCATATTATCCTCGTGA
- a CDS encoding DUF373 family protein produces the protein MISSREREGIERGGEVRRDKSILVLCIDRDDDIGSKAGIGTPVVGRDECINAGVRLAIEDPEDADSNAIFAAVKVYEELVSKGYKSEIALLSGSYRRGVEADERIVSQLHSVLKRFSADAVVMVSDGSDDESVLPVIQGIVPVISVQRVVIKHSRSVEYSYALLARYLRSLIYDPRYSKFFLGIPGALLLAGGLSIVLNLADYALPMLSIILGAIFLVRAFDVDRTLLSITKSTTPSNFVRVFSIVAGIIIVIASLETGYVNVQGMLEGHDALNIILNKDIITAFLINMLPLLWIGIGVILGGRLLSNIFRSSIKAISDALRLVVLGLFYIPVQQLILMIKGEANPFSLVSSLLLGFAVTLIAVTLVYEYYRKRASSTTKASKNTTSSNSNSSNASDVDEVNYKDD, from the coding sequence ATGATAAGTAGTAGGGAGAGGGAAGGTATAGAGAGAGGGGGTGAGGTAAGAAGGGATAAGAGTATACTTGTACTCTGCATAGATAGGGATGATGATATAGGCTCAAAGGCAGGTATAGGTACACCTGTAGTAGGCAGGGATGAGTGCATAAACGCTGGTGTAAGGCTTGCTATAGAGGATCCAGAGGATGCAGACTCTAATGCTATATTTGCTGCTGTCAAGGTGTATGAGGAGTTGGTAAGCAAGGGCTATAAGAGTGAGATAGCCCTGCTCTCAGGCTCATATAGGAGAGGTGTTGAGGCTGATGAGAGGATAGTGAGCCAGTTGCATAGTGTGCTGAAGAGGTTTAGTGCTGATGCTGTTGTTATGGTATCTGATGGTTCAGATGATGAGTCAGTGCTCCCAGTGATACAGGGTATAGTGCCAGTTATATCTGTGCAGAGGGTTGTAATAAAGCATAGCAGGAGTGTAGAGTACTCATACGCATTACTTGCTAGATACCTAAGGTCCTTGATATATGATCCTAGATACTCCAAGTTCTTCCTAGGCATACCTGGTGCACTCCTACTTGCAGGGGGACTCTCTATAGTACTCAACCTTGCAGACTACGCATTACCTATGCTCTCAATAATACTTGGAGCGATATTCCTCGTTAGGGCATTCGATGTAGATAGAACATTGCTTAGCATAACAAAGAGCACAACGCCATCAAACTTCGTCAGGGTATTCTCCATAGTAGCAGGTATAATAATAGTTATAGCATCTCTAGAGACAGGATACGTTAACGTGCAGGGCATGCTTGAGGGACATGATGCATTGAACATAATCTTGAACAAGGATATAATAACAGCATTCCTCATCAACATGCTCCCCCTACTCTGGATAGGTATAGGTGTTATACTTGGAGGCAGATTATTGAGCAATATCTTCAGGAGTAGCATAAAGGCCATAAGTGATGCATTAAGGTTGGTAGTACTTGGGCTCTTCTATATACCAGTACAGCAGTTGATACTCATGATCAAGGGGGAAGCAAATCCATTCAGTCTAGTCTCATCCCTACTCCTAGGGTTTGCTGTAACACTGATAGCAGTAACGCTTGTGTATGAGTACTACAGGAAGAGAGCATCATCAACAACCAAGGCAAGTAAGAATACTACTAGTAGTAATAGTAACAGCAGTAATGCTAGTGATGTTGATGAAGTAAATTATAAGGATGATTGA
- a CDS encoding THUMP domain-containing protein translates to MKRSDFNMLLTTYRHAERDARDEMVTLMHELFKDEGEAKVGLVDVWYTGISGLLACRSSIDPFKVVRSLRSIAMDEPWRIRYILRLIPIEKVVNTSVEEISDACSELASLKIGKDESFRITVEKRMMHSLHSMEIIKAVASRIDRRVDLTNYDWLVLIEVVGKVTGVAVLKYDDVFSSIKVKRSLADSSV, encoded by the coding sequence TTGAAGAGATCTGACTTTAACATGCTACTAACAACTTACAGGCATGCAGAGAGGGATGCTAGGGATGAGATGGTAACGCTCATGCATGAACTCTTCAAGGATGAAGGAGAGGCTAAGGTTGGGCTTGTAGATGTATGGTATACAGGGATCTCAGGCTTGCTTGCATGCAGATCCAGCATAGATCCATTCAAGGTTGTTAGATCGCTTAGGAGCATTGCTATGGATGAGCCATGGAGGATAAGGTATATACTAAGACTCATCCCTATTGAGAAGGTAGTGAATACAAGTGTAGAGGAGATAAGCGATGCTTGCAGTGAGTTAGCATCATTGAAGATAGGCAAGGATGAGAGCTTTAGGATAACGGTTGAGAAGAGGATGATGCATAGCCTTCATAGTATGGAGATTATAAAGGCAGTAGCATCAAGGATAGATAGGCGTGTAGATCTCACCAACTATGATTGGCTAGTGCTCATAGAGGTTGTAGGTAAGGTTACAGGGGTAGCAGTGCTCAAGTATGATGATGTATTCAGTAGCATAAAGGTTAAACGCTCGTTAGCAGACTCATCTGTGTAG
- a CDS encoding Fe(2+)-trafficking protein, translated as MVRCVKCGSEIDESIERDARAKSYGSCNNCWNEWTRYSIMVINDLRLDMSIPEHRQMLKRYERIFFGLEQIGQGMRDVSKEEERVPDKK; from the coding sequence ATGGTAAGATGTGTAAAGTGTGGTAGCGAGATAGATGAGAGCATAGAGAGGGATGCTAGGGCAAAGAGCTATGGTAGTTGCAACAACTGCTGGAATGAATGGACTAGGTATAGCATAATGGTAATAAACGATCTCAGGCTAGATATGTCTATACCAGAGCATAGGCAGATGCTTAAGAGGTATGAGAGGATATTCTTTGGGTTGGAGCAGATAGGGCAGGGTATGAGGGATGTAAGCAAGGAGGAGGAGAGGGTTCCAGATAAGAAGTGA